The Drosophila bipectinata strain 14024-0381.07 chromosome 2L, DbipHiC1v2, whole genome shotgun sequence genome has a segment encoding these proteins:
- the Vha68-1 gene encoding V-type proton ATPase catalytic subunit A: MSNLRKFKDEERESEYGRVYAVSGPVVTAEAMSGSAMYELVRVGYYELVGEIIRLEGDMATIQVYEETSGVTVGDPVLRTGKPLSVELGPGIMGSIFDGIQRPLKDIGVMTSSIYIPKGVNTPALSRSEMWEFNPLNVRVGSHITGGDLYGVVHENTLVKQRMIVAPRAKGTVRYIAPAGNYNLEDIVLETEFDGDITKHTMLQVWPVRQPRPVTEKLPANHPLFTGQRVLDSLFPCVQGGTTAIPGAFGCGKTVISQALSKYSNSDVIIYVGCGERGNEMSEVLRDFPELTCEIDGVTESIMKRTALVANTSNMPVAAREASIYTGITLSEYFRDMGYNVAMMADSTSRWAEALREISGRLAEMPADSGYPAYLGARLATFYERAGRVKCLGNPEREGSVSIVGAVSPPGGDFSDPVTSATLGIVQVFWGLDKKLAQRKHFPSINWLISYSKYMRALDEYYDKNFPEFVPLRTKVKEILQEEEDLSEIVQLVGKASLAETDKVTLEVAKLLKDDFLQQNSYSPYDRVCPFYKTVGMLRNILAFYETARHAVESTAQSDNKITWNTIRESMGGIMYQLSSMKFKDPVKDGEQKIKADYDQLYEDLQQAFRNLED; the protein is encoded by the exons ATGTCCAACTTGAGAAAATTCAAAGACGAGGAGCGCGAGTCGGAATATGGACGCGTCTATGCGGTGTCTGGTCCAG TCGTCACTGCCGAGGCCATGTCTGGATCGGCTATGTACGAGTTGGTGCGCGTGGGCTACTACGAGCTGGTGGGCGAAATCATTCGTCTGGAGGGTGACATGGCCACCATCCAGGTGTACGAGGAGACCTCCGGTGTAACTGTCGGAGATCCTGTCCTCCGCACGGGTAAACCCCTCTCGGTGGAACTAGGTCCTGGCATCATGGGCAGCATTTTTGACGGTATCCAGCGTCCACTCAAGGATATCGGTGTAATGACCAGTTCCATCTATATACCCAAGGGCGTGAACACTCCGGCATTGTCTCGTTCCGAGATGTGGGAGTTTAATCCCTTGAATGTGCGCGTCGGTTCTCATATAACGGGAGGAGATCTTTATGGAGTTGTGCACGAAAACACGCTGGTCAAACAACGCATGATTGTAGCGCCACGGGCCAAGGGCACGGTCAGATACATTGCCCCCGCTGGTAATTACAATTTAGAGGACATTGTTCTGGAAACGGAATTTGACGGCGACATCACCAAACACACCATGCTGCAGGTGTGGCCCGTAAGACAACCACGTCCCGTCACGGAGAAGCTGCCGGCCAACCATCCTCTTTTCACGGGCCAACGTGTCCTCGACTCGCTCTTCCCATGTGTACAGGGCGGCACCACCGCCATCCCCGGAGCTTTTGGCTGCGGCAAGACTGTTATCTCCCAG GCTCTCTCCAAGTACTCCAACTCTGATGTGATCATCTACGTTGGTTGCGGTGAGCGTGGTAATGAAATGTCCGAGGTGCTTCGCGATTTCCCCGAGCTGACCTGCGAAATCGATGGTGTCACCGAATCCATCATGAAGCGTACCGCCCTGGTGGCCAACACCTCCAACATGCCCGTGGCTGCTCGTGAAGCCTCCATCTACACCGGTATCACTCTTTCCGAGTACTTCCGTGATATGGGATACAATGTGGCTATGATGGCTGATTCCACCTCTCGATGGGCCGAGGCTCTTCGTGAAATCTCGGGTCGTCTGGCTGAGATGCCGGCAGATTCCGGCTACCCAGCCTACTTGGGTGCTCGTTTAGCCACTTTCTACGAGCGTGCTGGTCGCGTCAAGTGTTTGGGTAACCCCGAGCGCGAGGGATCTGTGTCCATTGTCGGCGCTGTGTCACCTCCTGGTGGTGATTTCTCCGATCCCGTCACCTCTGCCACCCTGGGTATCGTCCAGGTGTTCTGGGGTCTCGACAAGAAGCTGGCCCAGCGCAAGCACTTCCCCTCGATCAACTGGCTGATTTCCTACTCAAAGTATATGCGGGCTTTGGATGAGTACTATGACAAGAACTTCCCAGAGTTTGTGCCACTGCGTACCAAGGTGAAGGAGATCctgcaggaggaggaggatctGTCCGAGATTGTCCAGCTGGTGGGCAAGGCCTCGCTGGCCGAGACCGATAAGGTCACCCTTGAGGTGGCCAAGTTATTGAAGGATGACTTCCTGCAACAGAACTCTTACTCGCCATACGATCGTGTCTGCCCATTCTACAAGACCGTGGGCATGCTGAGGAACATTCTGGCCTTTTACGAGACCGCTAGACATGCCGTAGAGTCCACAGCCCAATCGGATAATAAGATTACTTGGAACACTATTAGGGAGTCGATGGGAGGTATTATGTATCAACTGTCTTCGATGAAGTTTAAG GACCCGGTGAAGGACGGCGAGCAAAAGATTAAGGCGGACTACGACCAGCTGTACGAGGATCTCCAACAGGCCTTCCGAAATCTTGAGGATTAA